In a genomic window of uncultured Sphaerochaeta sp.:
- a CDS encoding response regulator transcription factor, with protein sequence MKMLYVVDGNGEERDGIKQYFELSGYEVQAFEDLHGVQVALSRQTPDLMLMEVQFPDGDGFTFLKKLKQTYSFPVIFVTARVAESDRILGFELGADDYVCKPFSSKELVLRVHALFRRIDVSVSAFRSGSTWTLGNSVLQLDEVSHLFSVDGNQVPLTAAEWRIMSYLVSNSGILITRSQILEHCFDYSFESYDRIVDTHVKNMRAKMGPLGSQWIETVRGYGYRFAGKSTSTKPQGGAEVQE encoded by the coding sequence ATGAAAATGTTGTATGTCGTTGATGGCAATGGTGAAGAGCGGGATGGTATCAAGCAGTACTTCGAGCTTTCAGGATATGAGGTGCAGGCTTTCGAGGATTTGCATGGGGTGCAGGTGGCGCTCTCCCGACAGACTCCTGACCTGATGCTGATGGAGGTGCAGTTTCCCGACGGCGATGGGTTCACCTTCCTCAAGAAGCTGAAGCAGACCTACTCTTTTCCGGTGATCTTTGTAACAGCCCGTGTTGCGGAGAGCGACAGGATACTGGGCTTTGAGCTGGGGGCTGACGACTATGTATGCAAGCCGTTCAGTTCCAAGGAGCTGGTGTTGAGGGTGCATGCCCTCTTTCGGCGCATCGATGTCAGCGTTTCGGCTTTCAGAAGCGGCAGCACCTGGACACTGGGAAACTCGGTCCTGCAACTGGATGAGGTGAGCCACCTCTTTTCGGTGGACGGGAACCAGGTTCCCCTCACCGCTGCAGAGTGGAGGATCATGAGCTACTTGGTGAGCAACAGTGGCATCCTGATCACCCGATCCCAGATTCTGGAGCACTGTTTCGACTACAGTTTTGAGTCGTACGACCGTATCGTCGACACCCATGTGAAGAACATGCGGGCGAAGATGGGGCCGCTGGGATCGCAATGGATTGAGACCGTACGTGGATATGGGTACCGGTTTGCCGGCAAGAGCACATCGACCAAGCCCCAAGGGGGCGCTGAGGTACAGGAATAA
- a CDS encoding NusG domain II-containing protein has product MKRSRLSLIGDSIILLLCILAILAISSRTLGGGSGYVQVQTETATYRYSLAVDREIHVEGPLGDTHIIIEDGQAHIHDSSCPTKSCTFQRPISSARAWIACLPNKVLLTIVGDNTADLEVDDVAN; this is encoded by the coding sequence ATGAAACGCAGCCGCCTCAGCCTGATCGGAGACAGCATCATTCTCCTCTTGTGCATCCTGGCCATCCTTGCCATCAGCAGCAGGACACTGGGCGGGGGAAGCGGCTACGTTCAGGTGCAGACAGAGACGGCAACCTACCGCTACAGCCTCGCCGTCGACCGTGAGATCCATGTCGAAGGCCCGCTCGGCGATACCCACATCATCATCGAGGACGGACAGGCACATATCCATGACTCTTCCTGCCCCACCAAGAGTTGCACCTTCCAACGCCCCATCTCCAGCGCCCGTGCCTGGATAGCCTGCCTTCCCAACAAGGTATTGCTCACCATAGTGGGAGACAACACTGCCGATCTGGAGGTGGATGATGTCGCAAACTGA
- a CDS encoding Gx transporter family protein → MSQTERKIAFIGATTLLLSSVEYLIPKPLPFLRLGLANLPLLIILESMGWKAYLFILLLKAIGQGMVSGTLFSYLFLISLAGTLSSGIAMKAVKLLLKSKVSLVGISLVGAFVSNLAQLAVAALVAYGPSIWVAAPLMLTLGLLSSFALGLLAEIYVQKSSFAHSLDDESINFALPVVEQGAYLPRVAIASLLCIAAILFTQTLFYLALLTLCMYLLQLTARRKIRLLPPLMLLVSLAILSLFEPNGKVLLSLGSVAFTEGSLTLAFTKALRLMSLLAASQCLTASNPRLKGKAGSILLLDLAYFGQLSSSFRTTKGSLVKRIDQALQSAASGNGTEQAVQKQQKRAIKEPLFLLLSGCVLFTALLSNILK, encoded by the coding sequence ATGTCGCAAACTGAACGAAAGATCGCCTTCATAGGGGCAACCACCCTGCTGCTCTCCTCTGTGGAGTATCTCATACCCAAACCCCTTCCCTTCCTGCGCCTGGGACTGGCGAACCTCCCCCTGCTCATCATCCTCGAAAGCATGGGATGGAAAGCCTACCTGTTCATTCTCTTGCTGAAGGCAATCGGGCAAGGCATGGTATCCGGAACACTCTTCTCCTACCTCTTTCTCATCTCCCTTGCAGGGACCCTTTCCAGCGGCATTGCCATGAAAGCGGTAAAGCTTCTGCTCAAGTCGAAGGTTTCGCTGGTGGGCATCAGCCTCGTCGGAGCTTTTGTCAGCAACCTGGCACAGCTTGCAGTGGCAGCCTTGGTGGCCTATGGACCTTCCATTTGGGTTGCCGCCCCGCTCATGCTCACCCTTGGCCTGCTCTCAAGCTTCGCCCTTGGACTCCTGGCAGAAATCTATGTCCAGAAGAGCTCCTTTGCCCACTCCTTGGATGATGAGAGCATCAACTTTGCCTTGCCGGTGGTTGAGCAGGGAGCCTACCTTCCGAGGGTGGCCATCGCCTCGCTTCTCTGCATTGCAGCAATTCTCTTTACGCAAACGCTGTTCTACCTTGCACTGCTCACCCTCTGCATGTACCTCCTGCAACTCACCGCCCGAAGGAAAATCCGCCTGCTTCCCCCACTCATGCTGCTTGTTTCGCTCGCCATCCTCAGCCTGTTCGAACCCAACGGCAAGGTCTTGCTCTCCCTCGGTTCGGTTGCCTTCACCGAAGGCTCCCTCACGCTTGCCTTCACCAAGGCCCTCCGGCTGATGAGCCTGCTGGCAGCCAGCCAGTGCCTGACGGCAAGCAACCCACGCCTGAAGGGAAAGGCCGGTTCCATCCTGCTGCTCGACCTGGCCTACTTCGGCCAACTCTCCTCCTCGTTCCGCACAACCAAGGGGAGCCTTGTCAAGCGCATAGACCAGGCCCTGCAGAGCGCCGCTTCCGGCAATGGAACCGAACAGGCCGTGCAGAAACAACAAAAACGGGCAATCAAGGAACCATTGTTTCTCCTGCTTTCGGGGTGTGTGCTGTTTACAGCATTGTTGAGCAATATCCTAAAATAA
- the adhE gene encoding bifunctional acetaldehyde-CoA/alcohol dehydrogenase: protein MAEIKQPTELFEGQQELQSLIERVKRAQIKFSTYTQEQVDTIFRAAAIAANDERIKLAAMAVKETGMGILEDKVIKNHFSAEYIFNKYKDDKTCGIIETDQGFGIKKIAEPKGVICGIIPTTNPTSTAIFKSLISLKTRNAIIFSPHPRAKECTCEAARIILEAAVKAGAPEDIIAWIDEPSVQKTDYLMRNPLVNLILATGGPSMVKSAYSSGIPAIGVGPGNTPALVDKSADIKMAVSSILMSKTFDNGVVCASEQAVICHKDIYDQMKEEFLTRGAYFLSASEADQLRSVIIDPKRKTVNPAIVGQSAATIAKLAGFAVPAATKVLIGEVEQIQESEPFAHEKLSPVLAMYRCDNFGDGTDKAARLVALGGFGHTSVLYIDEHETEKVETYSKTVKTSRILVNMPASQGAIGDIYNFRLEPSLTLGCGSWGNNSISENVGPKHLLNIKTEAARRENMLWFKLPPKIYFKYGSLPIALGELKGKKRAFIITDSFLFTSGMVEKITDTLDSLGIETETFHQVKPDPTLGTITEGMKLINAFKPDVLIGLGGGSPMDAAKIMWLLYEHPEVKFEGLALRFMDIQKRIYAFPDMGKKAELVCIPTTSGTGSEVTPFAIITDEKTGMKWAIADYALTPTMAIVDSELAMGQPKGLTASCGVDVLTHALEALASSMSTDYTNGLSLEAARMIFKYLPQAYRDGTDKKAREKVHNASTIAGMAFSNAFLGVCHSMAHKLGAQFHIPHGMANALLLCNVIRYNATDNPTKQASFPQYEYPSAVSRYARAADYIAMAVNDQENTPYIRTSAKDTQAQRVEALVAGIEKLKKELDIPTSIQAWGIKEEEFLSVVDELAVKAFDDQCTGTNPRYPLISEIKQLYLDSFYGRAYTEN, encoded by the coding sequence ATGGCAGAAATCAAGCAACCAACCGAACTCTTTGAAGGGCAGCAAGAGCTGCAGTCTCTCATTGAGCGGGTGAAGCGCGCACAAATCAAATTCTCAACCTACACCCAGGAGCAGGTTGACACCATATTCAGAGCTGCAGCCATTGCAGCAAACGACGAGCGCATCAAGCTCGCAGCCATGGCCGTCAAGGAGACAGGCATGGGAATCCTGGAAGACAAGGTGATCAAGAACCACTTCTCCGCCGAGTACATCTTCAACAAGTACAAGGATGACAAGACCTGCGGCATCATCGAGACCGACCAGGGCTTCGGCATCAAGAAGATTGCAGAACCCAAGGGCGTCATTTGCGGCATCATTCCCACCACCAACCCAACCAGCACCGCCATCTTCAAGAGCCTCATCAGCCTCAAGACCCGAAACGCCATCATCTTCAGCCCCCACCCCCGCGCCAAGGAGTGCACCTGCGAAGCTGCCAGAATCATCCTTGAGGCTGCCGTGAAAGCAGGGGCTCCCGAGGACATCATCGCCTGGATCGACGAACCTTCGGTACAGAAGACCGACTATCTGATGCGCAATCCATTGGTAAATCTCATCCTTGCTACCGGAGGACCTTCCATGGTCAAGAGCGCATACTCATCAGGCATTCCGGCAATCGGGGTGGGACCGGGCAATACCCCAGCCTTGGTGGACAAGAGTGCAGATATCAAGATGGCGGTCAGCTCCATCCTCATGTCCAAGACCTTCGACAACGGCGTTGTGTGTGCCAGTGAGCAGGCTGTCATCTGCCACAAGGACATCTACGACCAGATGAAGGAGGAGTTCCTCACTCGCGGAGCATACTTCCTCTCAGCATCTGAGGCAGACCAACTGAGATCAGTCATCATTGATCCCAAACGCAAGACGGTCAACCCAGCCATTGTCGGCCAAAGTGCGGCAACCATTGCCAAGCTTGCTGGCTTTGCCGTACCTGCGGCAACCAAGGTCCTTATCGGCGAGGTGGAACAGATCCAGGAGAGTGAACCCTTCGCCCATGAGAAGCTCAGCCCTGTGTTGGCCATGTACAGATGCGACAACTTCGGCGATGGTACGGACAAGGCTGCCAGGCTTGTTGCGCTCGGAGGTTTCGGGCACACCAGTGTGCTGTACATCGACGAGCATGAGACGGAGAAGGTTGAGACCTACTCCAAGACGGTGAAAACCAGCCGCATCCTGGTGAACATGCCTGCCAGTCAGGGAGCCATCGGGGACATCTACAACTTCCGCCTTGAGCCCTCCCTCACCTTGGGCTGCGGCAGCTGGGGCAACAACTCCATCAGTGAGAATGTGGGACCCAAGCACCTGCTCAACATCAAGACCGAAGCCGCCAGGAGGGAGAATATGCTCTGGTTCAAACTGCCACCCAAGATCTACTTCAAGTATGGCTCGCTGCCCATCGCCCTGGGAGAACTGAAGGGCAAGAAGCGTGCCTTCATCATCACCGACTCCTTCCTCTTTACCAGCGGTATGGTGGAGAAGATCACCGACACCCTGGACAGCCTCGGCATTGAGACCGAGACCTTCCATCAGGTGAAGCCCGACCCGACACTGGGCACCATCACCGAGGGAATGAAGCTGATCAACGCCTTCAAGCCTGACGTGCTCATCGGCCTTGGCGGGGGATCGCCGATGGATGCGGCGAAAATCATGTGGTTGCTCTATGAGCATCCGGAGGTAAAGTTCGAAGGTCTTGCCCTGCGGTTCATGGATATCCAGAAACGAATCTACGCCTTCCCCGACATGGGAAAGAAAGCAGAGCTCGTCTGCATCCCGACCACCAGCGGAACAGGAAGCGAGGTCACCCCGTTTGCCATCATCACCGATGAGAAAACCGGCATGAAGTGGGCCATCGCAGACTATGCACTGACCCCGACGATGGCCATCGTCGACAGTGAACTTGCCATGGGCCAGCCCAAGGGCTTGACGGCAAGCTGCGGCGTCGATGTCCTGACCCATGCCCTGGAAGCCCTGGCTTCGAGCATGTCCACCGACTATACCAACGGTTTGAGCCTTGAGGCTGCCCGGATGATCTTCAAGTATTTGCCCCAAGCCTATCGGGATGGAACGGACAAGAAAGCACGGGAAAAGGTGCACAACGCATCCACCATTGCCGGCATGGCTTTCTCCAATGCATTCCTGGGCGTCTGCCACTCCATGGCACACAAACTCGGAGCACAGTTCCACATTCCCCATGGAATGGCGAACGCGCTGCTGCTGTGCAACGTCATCCGATACAATGCCACCGACAACCCGACCAAGCAGGCTTCCTTCCCGCAGTACGAGTACCCCTCAGCGGTAAGCCGCTACGCTCGCGCAGCTGACTACATCGCCATGGCGGTGAACGACCAGGAGAACACCCCGTACATCAGGACCAGTGCCAAGGACACCCAGGCCCAGCGGGTGGAAGCTCTGGTAGCCGGAATCGAGAAGCTGAAGAAGGAGCTGGATATCCCCACCTCCATCCAGGCTTGGGGGATCAAGGAAGAGGAGTTCCTCAGTGTGGTGGACGAGCTGGCCGTCAAGGCATTTGACGACCAGTGCACCGGGACAAACCCCCGCTACCCCTTGATCAGTGAGATAAAACAGCTCTACCTCGACTCGTTCTACGGCAGGGCGTATACCGAGAACTGA
- a CDS encoding Cof-type HAD-IIB family hydrolase, which yields MFDYKLICTDIDGTLLNPQHQVTERTKLALRKARKMGIHVALVSGRIGSSLRILQEEIGIDGPLGCFNGSLVLDEEDKELEAHPLPLAWSREVLSFVQNTDLETFLFTNESWYMQAKGRWYDVEVEASRTEGRIASLSTIEKVLAETERPFKLLCMHHEPEYVRSMERILQERFGSHLNIFSSSPKYIEILARGVDKGHAVRSLCNAYKIDASQVMAVGDYYNDIGMFRAAGYSVAMANAPAEVAQHATAMTKSNSEDGLALAIEAIL from the coding sequence ATGTTTGACTACAAGCTCATCTGCACTGATATAGACGGAACGCTGCTCAACCCCCAACACCAGGTAACCGAACGGACGAAACTGGCTTTGCGCAAGGCAAGGAAGATGGGCATCCACGTTGCCCTGGTAAGCGGACGCATCGGCTCGAGCCTACGGATTTTGCAAGAAGAGATCGGCATCGATGGGCCGCTTGGGTGTTTCAACGGTTCGCTGGTGCTCGATGAGGAAGACAAGGAACTGGAAGCCCACCCGCTTCCCCTTGCCTGGAGCAGGGAGGTCCTCTCCTTTGTCCAGAATACCGATCTTGAGACCTTTCTCTTCACCAACGAAAGCTGGTACATGCAGGCAAAAGGCCGATGGTATGATGTGGAAGTGGAAGCATCCCGCACAGAAGGAAGGATAGCCTCCCTCTCCACCATCGAGAAGGTGCTTGCAGAGACAGAGCGGCCCTTCAAGCTTCTGTGCATGCACCATGAACCTGAGTATGTCCGATCGATGGAGAGAATCTTGCAGGAACGCTTCGGTTCACACCTGAACATCTTCAGCTCCTCCCCGAAGTACATCGAAATCCTTGCCCGGGGCGTCGACAAGGGCCATGCAGTACGTTCGCTGTGCAATGCCTACAAGATAGATGCAAGCCAGGTCATGGCAGTGGGGGACTACTACAATGACATCGGCATGTTCCGGGCGGCCGGCTACTCGGTGGCGATGGCAAATGCCCCTGCCGAAGTTGCACAGCATGCCACTGCCATGACGAAGAGCAACAGCGAGGACGGTTTGGCTCTTGCCATCGAGGCCATCCTGTGA
- a CDS encoding MFS transporter: MNKPLSIYRGLPQPIYVLFFSTIINAVGIFVYPFLTLYLTRRLGYSALEAGTYMTFASVLYVPGSMIGSKLADSIGRKPVLVIFQLLMDLCFLLAGIFEGSPAIPYLVLLALFFDGMVDPAREAMKTDVTTIGNRQASFSLIYLGHNIGFAIGPVIAGYLFYTMPSWIFYGNALAGALATCLVMLKVKESKPSKETVEESKGWKTTEKGEEGGLLKALFTRPRLLLFALSVTFFSYAYSQTLFALPLLTTKLFAEQGAPLYGRMMALNGIVVVLFNPIIVSSLRRFHPLANTTLGGLLYAVGFSLFAFAGIPPMFLLLTVVFTLGEIICATNEHFYVANNTPISHRSRFSAILPIIMGTGHAFAPIVGGTIIDGYSMSLLWISTGLAALIGSAGVFLLYLTEKKPQA, from the coding sequence GTGAACAAGCCTCTCTCCATCTATCGGGGACTTCCCCAGCCCATCTATGTACTCTTCTTCTCCACCATCATCAACGCAGTGGGCATTTTCGTCTATCCCTTTCTGACGCTCTATCTGACCCGGCGCCTCGGCTATTCAGCCCTGGAGGCTGGAACCTACATGACGTTTGCCTCAGTACTCTATGTACCAGGGTCCATGATCGGGAGCAAGCTGGCCGACAGCATAGGCCGTAAACCTGTGCTGGTCATCTTCCAGTTGCTCATGGACCTTTGTTTTCTTCTTGCAGGCATTTTTGAAGGGTCGCCAGCAATCCCCTACCTGGTGCTGCTTGCCCTCTTCTTCGATGGCATGGTCGACCCGGCCAGGGAAGCGATGAAAACCGATGTGACGACCATCGGAAACCGACAGGCCTCCTTCAGCCTCATCTACCTTGGACACAATATTGGCTTTGCCATCGGACCGGTCATCGCCGGCTATCTCTTCTATACCATGCCCAGCTGGATCTTCTACGGAAATGCTCTTGCAGGGGCTCTGGCAACCTGCCTGGTGATGCTCAAGGTCAAGGAGAGCAAGCCCTCCAAAGAGACCGTAGAGGAGAGCAAAGGGTGGAAAACCACCGAAAAAGGAGAGGAAGGAGGCCTCCTCAAGGCCCTCTTCACCCGTCCCCGCCTCCTCTTGTTCGCCCTCTCCGTAACCTTTTTCAGCTATGCCTACAGCCAGACACTTTTCGCCCTTCCCCTGCTGACCACCAAACTCTTCGCCGAGCAGGGAGCCCCACTCTACGGCAGGATGATGGCGCTCAATGGCATCGTGGTGGTATTGTTCAATCCCATCATCGTCTCCTCGCTGAGACGTTTCCACCCCTTGGCGAACACCACCCTAGGAGGCCTCCTCTATGCCGTGGGATTCTCACTCTTTGCCTTTGCCGGCATCCCCCCGATGTTTCTCCTGCTGACCGTGGTCTTTACCCTCGGGGAAATCATCTGTGCCACGAACGAACACTTCTATGTGGCGAACAACACCCCGATCAGTCACCGTTCCCGATTCTCGGCAATTCTTCCCATCATCATGGGAACCGGGCATGCCTTCGCCCCGATTGTGGGGGGTACCATCATCGATGGGTATTCCATGTCACTGCTGTGGATCTCAACCGGCCTTGCAGCCCTCATAGGATCGGCAGGGGTATTCCTGCTCTACCTGACCGAGAAAAAACCCCAGGCGTGA
- a CDS encoding 4Fe-4S ferredoxin → MHAARNIALCTKDCVCLFVCPTGATDTENGQIDFSKCLSGCRLCVDACPSHAIYLVPSSYPDPQKKESEVQQSLFDLASSKVRQESIAKHLAAESDDPVFKQLCKTVAMSNHIMAEDCYREAGYILPQSDAVRKLLTDLLSKEKDNPDFPATAVKKLLEKL, encoded by the coding sequence ATGCATGCAGCACGAAATATTGCCTTGTGTACCAAAGATTGTGTCTGCCTGTTTGTTTGTCCCACCGGGGCTACCGATACCGAAAACGGGCAGATAGATTTCTCCAAGTGTCTCTCCGGTTGCCGTCTCTGTGTGGATGCCTGTCCCAGTCATGCCATCTATCTGGTGCCCTCCAGCTATCCCGATCCTCAGAAGAAAGAATCTGAGGTTCAACAGAGTCTGTTCGATCTTGCCTCGAGCAAGGTCAGACAGGAATCGATAGCCAAGCATCTGGCCGCAGAAAGTGATGATCCTGTTTTCAAGCAGCTCTGCAAGACGGTGGCGATGAGCAACCACATCATGGCTGAGGACTGCTATCGGGAAGCAGGCTACATACTGCCGCAAAGCGATGCGGTCAGGAAGTTGCTCACCGATCTGCTTTCCAAGGAGAAAGACAATCCCGATTTCCCTGCCACAGCAGTGAAGAAGTTGCTGGAAAAGCTGTAG
- a CDS encoding rubredoxin-like domain-containing protein: MEEDMREMTRGELAAMCTNLQKACTKQMRSEEALLFGELASFYEQGREKPEGQAYQDLLSAINEDLAVGYKQADSVASANKDRGSLRALVWGEKVSKLLKSLLLRYEKQKNTLLENTNVYVCEICGFVYVGEQPPAICPICKVPSFKIQAVQKEAI, from the coding sequence GTGGAAGAAGATATGCGTGAAATGACGCGTGGTGAGCTTGCCGCAATGTGCACCAATTTGCAGAAGGCCTGCACCAAGCAAATGAGAAGTGAGGAGGCCCTGCTGTTCGGTGAGCTGGCTTCATTCTATGAACAGGGCAGAGAGAAGCCGGAGGGGCAGGCCTATCAGGACTTGCTGAGTGCAATCAATGAGGATCTGGCTGTCGGATACAAGCAAGCCGACTCAGTGGCATCGGCGAACAAGGACCGTGGCTCGCTTCGTGCCTTGGTCTGGGGCGAGAAGGTTTCCAAGCTGCTCAAGAGTCTCCTGCTGCGGTATGAGAAACAGAAGAACACCCTGCTGGAGAACACAAACGTATATGTATGTGAAATCTGCGGCTTCGTGTACGTAGGTGAGCAGCCTCCTGCCATTTGCCCGATCTGCAAGGTTCCCAGTTTCAAGATCCAAGCGGTCCAGAAGGAGGCCATCTGA
- a CDS encoding helix-turn-helix transcriptional regulator, with protein sequence MYKKAIGQAIREIRLAQHMTQEELIEKADLSRSQLYYIESGKTTPRLPTIHSICTALGLSFVDFVHYIYQYSPGSATPSISSMDAPGATIG encoded by the coding sequence ATGTACAAGAAAGCAATCGGACAAGCAATCAGGGAAATACGACTTGCACAGCATATGACCCAGGAAGAGCTGATAGAAAAAGCCGACCTCTCACGAAGTCAGCTTTACTACATAGAATCGGGGAAAACAACTCCGCGCCTGCCGACGATCCATTCCATCTGCACAGCGCTCGGCCTCTCATTCGTGGACTTTGTCCACTACATCTATCAGTACTCCCCAGGTTCGGCAACGCCAAGCATCTCATCAATGGATGCTCCGGGGGCAACCATCGGATAG
- the ilvB gene encoding biosynthetic-type acetolactate synthase large subunit: MQMTGAQIIIECLAEQGVDTVFGFPGGAVLPLYDALYQNQHRIRHILTSHEQGASHAADGYARSTGKVGVCMATSGPGATNLVTGIATAYMDSVPMVAFTGNVAVPLLGKDSFQEVDITGITMPITKHNFIVKDVVELAPTIRLAFKIAQEGRPGPVLIDVPKDVTVHTADFLPQKPDSLQPRTERLSEKSMELALDLIKKAKRPMCYVGGGVIRAKASEDLGLFLENIDSPACTSLMGCGAVNSYSPRFTGLVGMHGTKVSNMCVSSCDLLVVIGARFSDRVVSKASAFAKNARIIHIDVDPAEIDKNIKTYCHVVGDLKVVLEELNKRIAKPMAHDDWMEQVAEYKKRYPLRVDSESARSKEVLKALQKVLPPGFFIVTEVGQHQMWAAQFLKHVQPAHFLTSGGLGTMGYGTGASIGAQMGNPSSRVVNVAGDGSFRMNCNELATIARYKLPIVILLMNNQTLGMVRQWQTLFFDNHYSETTLDTPIDWVALAGAFGIKGMKIGRDDDPKPILQAALDLGEAVVIDCEIPIDDKVYPMVAPGASIDEMLGVAEPGEY; this comes from the coding sequence ATGCAGATGACCGGAGCCCAGATCATCATAGAGTGTTTGGCGGAGCAAGGTGTTGATACCGTGTTTGGATTTCCCGGAGGGGCCGTTCTTCCCTTGTACGATGCACTCTACCAGAACCAACACAGAATACGGCACATCCTTACCAGCCATGAGCAAGGTGCCAGCCACGCAGCGGACGGCTATGCCCGCAGTACCGGCAAGGTAGGAGTGTGCATGGCCACCAGCGGACCGGGAGCAACGAACCTTGTCACCGGTATCGCCACCGCCTACATGGACAGTGTTCCCATGGTTGCATTCACCGGCAACGTTGCTGTTCCTCTCTTGGGGAAGGACAGTTTCCAGGAGGTCGATATCACCGGCATCACGATGCCGATCACCAAGCACAACTTCATCGTCAAGGATGTGGTGGAGCTTGCCCCGACCATCCGTCTTGCCTTCAAGATTGCCCAGGAGGGGAGACCAGGCCCTGTCTTGATCGATGTCCCCAAGGACGTGACGGTCCACACCGCCGACTTCCTTCCCCAGAAGCCGGATTCACTCCAGCCGAGAACAGAGCGACTGAGCGAAAAGAGCATGGAGCTGGCCTTGGATCTGATCAAGAAGGCAAAACGACCGATGTGCTACGTCGGCGGCGGAGTGATCAGGGCGAAGGCTTCCGAGGACCTTGGACTCTTTTTGGAGAATATCGACAGCCCTGCCTGCACCTCGCTGATGGGATGTGGAGCGGTGAACTCCTACTCCCCGCGGTTCACCGGCCTGGTAGGCATGCACGGTACCAAGGTTTCCAACATGTGTGTCTCTAGTTGTGACCTTTTGGTGGTCATCGGTGCCCGCTTCAGCGACCGCGTGGTGAGCAAAGCCAGTGCGTTTGCCAAGAATGCCCGCATCATTCACATCGATGTGGACCCTGCAGAGATTGACAAGAACATCAAGACCTACTGCCACGTGGTGGGGGACTTGAAGGTGGTGCTTGAGGAACTGAACAAGCGCATCGCCAAACCCATGGCCCATGATGACTGGATGGAACAGGTAGCTGAGTACAAGAAGCGCTATCCCCTCAGGGTGGACAGCGAAAGCGCCCGCTCCAAGGAGGTTCTCAAAGCCTTGCAGAAAGTCCTCCCTCCTGGGTTCTTCATTGTCACCGAAGTGGGTCAGCATCAGATGTGGGCCGCCCAGTTCCTCAAGCATGTGCAGCCTGCGCACTTCCTCACCAGTGGCGGGCTGGGTACCATGGGGTATGGGACCGGAGCTTCCATCGGGGCGCAGATGGGCAACCCCTCAAGCCGAGTGGTCAATGTCGCCGGTGACGGTTCCTTCAGGATGAACTGCAACGAGCTTGCCACCATTGCCCGGTACAAGCTTCCGATCGTCATCCTGCTGATGAACAACCAGACTCTGGGGATGGTACGCCAGTGGCAGACCCTCTTCTTCGACAATCACTACAGTGAGACGACCCTTGACACCCCGATCGACTGGGTTGCTCTTGCCGGAGCCTTCGGCATCAAGGGAATGAAGATTGGCCGTGATGATGATCCGAAGCCGATTCTGCAAGCTGCCCTCGATTTGGGTGAGGCTGTAGTCATCGACTGTGAGATTCCCATCGACGACAAGGTCTATCCGATGGTTGCCCCCGGAGCATCCATTGATGAGATGCTTGGCGTTGCCGAACCTGGGGAGTACTGA